Part of the Oncorhynchus masou masou isolate Uvic2021 chromosome 24, UVic_Omas_1.1, whole genome shotgun sequence genome is shown below.
ttcaattaacaggcgtgccttgttaaaagttaatttgtggaatgtctttccttaatgcgtttgagacaatccaGTTGTAttttgacaaggtagggtggtatacagagtatagccctatttggtaaaaggccaagtccatattatggcaagaacagctcaaataagtgaagagaaacaacagtccattactttaagacatgaaggtcagtcaatccggaaaatgtcaaaaaccatcaagcgttatgatgaaactagctctcatgaggaccgcaacaggaacggaagacagagttacctctgctgcagaggataagttcattagagttaccagcctcagattgcagcccaaataaataattCACAGAGAgcaagtaacagacacaactcaacatcaactgtttagacgATACTGCACGGTCgaattgctgcatagaaaccactactaaaggatgccaataagaagaagaaacctgcttgtgccaagaaacacgagcaatgaacattagaccggtggaaatctgtccaaatgtgagattcttggttccaactgccatgtctttgtgagacgcagagcaggtgaccagcatggctaccacagcattctgcaacgatacgccatcccgtctggtttgtgcttagtgggactctcatttgtttttcaacagaaggACCaaccacacctccaggctgtgtaagggctattttaccaagaaggagagtgatggagtgctgcatcagattacctggcctccacaatcacccgacctcaacccaattgagatggtttggtgtgagttggaccgcagagtgaaggaaaagcagccaacaagtgctcagcatatgtgggaactccttcaagactgctgggaaagcattccaggtgaagctggttgagagaatgccaagtgtgtgcaaagcttttatcaaggcaaagggtggctactttgaagaatctcaaatatattttgatttgtttaacacttttggttactacatgattccatgtgctaTTTCATTGTTTTATGTCTTccctattctacaatgtagaaaatagtttaaaaaaataacaaacccttgaatgagtaggtgtgtccaaacttctgactagtactgtatacttcctttatttttttttcaACTTGTATTGGCGGACCTTCGACTAGATTTTAGATTTTGAGTGGATTTTCCCTTTACGCTTTTGCCCAAAGGTTTGCAAAATTATATCTTCAACAGTGACATCTGATTTCTCTTACAGAGAAGCCTGCCATAgccccacctgtgtttgtgttcCAGGAAGATAAAGCACAGAAGGTGAGACACTATTGTCACACCTCTGCTGAAAATTGAAACAGTGTGACTGCACACTGTGTCAGATTTGACTTCACACTGGCTGGATAATTCACTCCACTTCCTGTGTCTGactgtttcttcctctctctctctctctctctctctctctctctcctttctctttctctctctttctgtcatacCCATAACAGAGATCAGCAGAAGGGTCCAGTGCTGAGGATGGAGAAGGTAAGGATGAGGAAGATAATCTAGCAGGTTATGGTTCTTTGGAAAATTGACACATCTTATATTACTGTATTGTAGTTACTTTGCTAATCTTTGCTGATTCTATCTCCTCAAGACTCTGATAAAGATGAGAGTAGTTACTGTCCCCCGGCCAAGAGAGAAAGAacatcatcactaacacagtTCCCACCCGCACATTCAGGTAATTGTACGTTTTGTTGAATTAAAATAGTATTTTCTTAGTGTGTAGAGAAAGGGTCTGTACTCATGTTATTTCTCATTGTCTCTTGCAGTTTCTAAGAACAATGTGTTCATGCCATCCAGTTTCTGTCAGTCCCCGTCAGGAAATAATTCAGATTCAGAACCTGGTGAGTTCATGAATAGTTGTCTTAAGATCTCCTTTTCAATTTACTTTCTATTTACATGATATAAGGAGAACGACCCTTGAAGAATCATGACAAGAATGGTTTGCTTTTTCTCCTTAATCAAAGTTCTGGCCTAACTTCCATCTcatattccctctctttctccatctttctctgaTGTCAACAGAGGAGAAGACTGTTGGGTTTCGCTTGAAGCCTCCCACCCTGATCCATGGACAGGCTCCTCGTACAGGTGGCTGTTCTCTCCTGTCAATTTCAGAGAGGCGTTATTGTCCATTGAGTGAAATGTGTTTCGGGGGTTTCAGCACACAGGCTCAGTCATAAAAgcaatgtacaaaacatcacaaTAAGTTGGAAAGAAGATGGCCCTTGTTTGTTTGGCACTGgtctgtccagagccttatatttAGGCCAAGTATAATGTGTTGCAGGTGTCCCGAGCCAGAAGCCCAAGGAGCAGCAGCGCAGCGTACTACGACCCGCAGTACTGCAGGCCCCTCCACCTAGCAAATCACTAACCCTGACCGGTAAGTACACTGAGGAAAGCTTAACCTCAAAGTCTTCAGATACTCTCAGACAAACAGCTCTGCTACTTCGTTCTGTTCTGCGATGGCCATTCTCCTCCAGCTTTCTTTCATCTCAATGTGCTTGGACAAAACATCTGTTGAAGGGGAGAGAAATCTAGCCATTTCTGGAATTTCCCTGACTCTCCTCTTGTGGTCCTCATAGGTTTGAACAGTGGTACGAATGGAGTGAACAGATCGTCAGAGGGTCTGCCAGTCACCCAGAACAACACAGAGAATTGTGATGGCTCCACAGACAATATGGCCAAGTCACAGGTAAGCGGAGAGGTCAAAGGGTGCCACGCTAGCTACATGTTTCCTGATTGGAAGGGCTCCACAGTGGCCTATAATAACCTATATAATTATCAAGCttctaacaaaaacaacaaagaacgcAACAGGACACAAGGAAGGTTTTATTCTTGGACATTCAGCATGGAATTTCCATGAATGTGTCTCGCTGCTCTCATCTTTCAAGGAGAAGAAAAGTGAGAgcaggaatggagagagaacagatcCTCCTGTGGAATCCACATTTGTATTTGGTCAGAATGTCAGAGACAGAGCCAAGGTGACTTGAATAGTTAACTAAAGTGCATGTCATATGGAATACATTTGAAAGATGCTCTGGGCTTTGCCTCATACATAACACCCCATTGAGGTGTGGGTAAATCAAATTATAAACCGGGTAGTTCtggccctgaatgctgattttgctgacagccgtggtatatcagaccttataccatgggtatgacaaaacatgtatttgtactgctctaattacgttggtaaacagtttataatagcaataaggcaccttgggggtttgtggcaTATGGTCAATATAAGGGCTGTATTCAGACACCACGTTGCGTCgcacataagaacagcccttagccgtggtatattggtcgtAAACCACActtcctctggccttattgcatAAATATAGCAGCCTCTTGTGGCCTTGCATGCTTTATTACGTGAGTTTTATGTTCTTTTTGTTATTATTTGTCTGacctttaccccccccccattcgTCTAGGTTGAGGGAAGCAGTGAAAAGAAAGTCTCTCTGTCAGCAGAATCAGGGGAAACCAATTATTTCCTACAGTACAGAAGCACTCCTGGGTTAGTCTCGCATGGATTCTGGCTCCAAAGTTATCACTTTTATTAGGTTAATACTTTATCACAATGTTGTAATCTTATTAATATTACATCCTATCCGCTGTATGTTTTCCACCCAGCTTACAGAAAGCGGAGAACAACACTGACGACGGGGCTAAGTTTGTGTTTGGACAGAACATGTCGGATCGTGTCCTggtgagatgtttttttttttgtgaggCTAATCTACTCATCTGTTATCTCTTGTTGTTTTTCTATCATTTGTTCCCCTGACAACTAAAGACAGGATCCACAAATTTGTGTTAAAGCATGTTGTATTACATTCTTGTTTTGCAGAGTCCGCTGAAATGTGAGCAGGcagcagagagcagcagagatccCCCTGCCACCCCGCCATGTGAGCCACCCTCACTGGTCAGCAGCCCCGACAAAGGTGGGCAGAGAAAATAACA
Proteins encoded:
- the LOC135512717 gene encoding ran-binding protein 3-like isoform X1, which codes for MVWCELDRRVKEKQPTSAQHMWELLQDCWESIPEKPAIAPPVFVFQEDKAQKRSAEGSSAEDGEDSDKDESSYCPPAKRERTSSLTQFPPAHSVSKNNVFMPSSFCQSPSGNNSDSEPEEKTVGFRLKPPTLIHGQAPRTGVPSQKPKEQQRSVLRPAVLQAPPPSKSLTLTGLNSGTNGVNRSSEGLPVTQNNTENCDGSTDNMAKSQVEGSSEKKVSLSAESGETNYFLQYRSTPGLQKAENNTDDGAKFVFGQNMSDRVLSPLKCEQAAESSRDPPATPPCEPPSLVSSPDKDTNVTESLEESAAAYTKATAKKCLLEKVEVRTGEESESNVLQVQCKLFVFDKASQSWVERGRGLLRLNDMASTEEGSLQSRLVMRTQGSLRLILNTKLWPQMQTDKASEKSVRITAMDTEDQGVKVFLISASSKDTGQLYAALHHRILALRNRSDQEPESRVPIPDGHIPHPQSNEEDSDEDESLTPTANIAEGPEVQASGSGSS
- the LOC135512717 gene encoding ran-binding protein 3-like isoform X2 encodes the protein MADLANEEKPAIAPPVFVFQEDKAQKRSAEGSSAEDGEDSDKDESSYCPPAKRERTSSLTQFPPAHSVSKNNVFMPSSFCQSPSGNNSDSEPEEKTVGFRLKPPTLIHGQAPRTGVPSQKPKEQQRSVLRPAVLQAPPPSKSLTLTGLNSGTNGVNRSSEGLPVTQNNTENCDGSTDNMAKSQVEGSSEKKVSLSAESGETNYFLQYRSTPGLQKAENNTDDGAKFVFGQNMSDRVLSPLKCEQAAESSRDPPATPPCEPPSLVSSPDKDTNVTESLEESAAAYTKATAKKCLLEKVEVRTGEESESNVLQVQCKLFVFDKASQSWVERGRGLLRLNDMASTEEGSLQSRLVMRTQGSLRLILNTKLWPQMQTDKASEKSVRITAMDTEDQGVKVFLISASSKDTGQLYAALHHRILALRNRSDQEPESRVPIPDGHIPHPQSNEEDSDEDESLTPTANIAEGPEVQASGSGSS